The Bacillus vallismortis genome window below encodes:
- the modA gene encoding molybdate ABC transporter substrate-binding protein, which produces MFKKYSMLTAALTAILLTAGCSANQSSSDSEKNVTLTISAAASAQDALEEIQQNYEKEHQNIKIQDNYGSSGALQKQISQGAGADLFFSAAEDKFQKLVDDGDIAKKDSTDLVGNEIVLAVPKNGDSPVTSFSNLADSEKIALGTPESVPAGAYGKESLTKLSLWDNVKDKIVYGKDVRQVLSYVETGNVDAGVVYKTDALISKKVKIIDEAKANTHSPIVYPLGIVNDTKHRKEAKEFYDYLQSDEAMKVFEKYGFTAE; this is translated from the coding sequence ATGTTTAAAAAGTATTCCATGTTAACAGCAGCCTTAACCGCTATTCTGCTTACAGCAGGCTGCTCCGCAAACCAGTCTTCATCGGATAGCGAGAAAAATGTAACGTTAACCATCTCAGCTGCCGCCAGTGCACAGGATGCCCTTGAGGAAATCCAACAAAACTACGAAAAAGAACATCAAAACATTAAAATCCAAGATAACTATGGCTCATCCGGCGCCTTGCAAAAACAGATTTCTCAAGGAGCGGGGGCAGATCTTTTCTTCTCAGCTGCTGAGGATAAATTTCAAAAGCTGGTAGATGATGGGGATATCGCCAAAAAAGACAGCACCGATTTAGTCGGCAATGAAATCGTGTTGGCCGTGCCGAAAAACGGCGATTCACCTGTGACAAGCTTCAGCAATCTGGCGGATTCAGAAAAAATCGCCCTCGGAACGCCGGAATCCGTGCCGGCGGGAGCTTACGGGAAAGAATCACTGACAAAGCTTTCTCTATGGGACAATGTGAAGGATAAGATCGTTTACGGAAAAGACGTTCGCCAAGTCCTTTCTTATGTAGAAACAGGCAATGTGGACGCAGGCGTTGTTTATAAAACTGATGCTCTGATCTCGAAAAAGGTCAAAATCATTGACGAGGCAAAAGCAAATACACACAGCCCGATTGTCTATCCATTAGGAATTGTAAACGATACAAAACACCGTAAGGAAGCGAAGGAATTTTACGATTACCTGCAATCTGATGAAGCAATGAAAGTATTTGAAAAATATGGTTTTACCGCCGAGTAG
- the modB gene encoding molybdate ABC transporter permease subunit, translating into MKNMVLPPSSISVSAFFTPVVLSFQVAAVAGIVVIILGTLAGARMSRASFFGKTALETCFMLPLVLPPTVVGFILIVIFGKHSFIGQAIEWIFHQPVIFTWWAAVIASAVVAFPLMYQSAKTGFADIDPDIQGAAMVDGASRWKVFIHISIPLAYPSLLTGSILSLARALGEFGATLMFAGNIPSVTQTLPTAIYVALDSGNNALAWAWVVCIVVISFLMLFFIQQKKPH; encoded by the coding sequence TTGAAAAATATGGTTTTACCGCCGAGTAGCATAAGCGTTTCAGCGTTTTTTACACCTGTTGTGCTTTCCTTTCAGGTGGCGGCAGTTGCCGGAATTGTTGTCATTATTCTCGGAACACTGGCTGGAGCACGGATGTCACGGGCATCATTTTTCGGAAAAACGGCGCTCGAAACATGTTTTATGCTTCCGCTCGTTCTTCCGCCCACTGTTGTCGGTTTTATCTTGATCGTCATTTTCGGAAAGCACAGTTTCATCGGACAAGCCATCGAGTGGATCTTTCATCAGCCTGTCATTTTCACCTGGTGGGCCGCTGTGATCGCCTCGGCTGTCGTGGCCTTTCCGCTTATGTATCAATCCGCCAAAACTGGATTTGCTGACATTGATCCCGATATACAGGGGGCTGCAATGGTAGACGGCGCCAGCAGATGGAAGGTGTTTATCCATATTTCCATCCCGCTCGCCTATCCTTCATTGCTGACCGGAAGCATCCTCAGCCTTGCACGGGCGCTCGGAGAATTCGGCGCAACACTGATGTTTGCAGGAAACATTCCCAGTGTTACGCAAACACTGCCGACGGCCATTTATGTCGCATTGGATTCCGGGAACAATGCCCTTGCCTGGGCCTGGGTCGTCTGTATTGTTGTCATTTCCTTTTTGATGCTGTTTTTCATTCAACAGAAAAAACCACACTAA
- the pgoN gene encoding glyoxal/methylglyoxal reductase: MPTSLKDTVKLHNGVEMPWFGLGVFKVENGSEATESVKAAIKNGYRSIDTAAIYKNEEGVGIGIKESGVAREELFITSKVWNEDQGYETTLAAFEKSLERLQLDYLDLYLIHWPGKDKYKDTWRALEKLYKDGKIRAIGVSNFQVHHLEELLKDAEIKPMINQVEYHPRLTQKELRDYCKKQGIQLEAWSPLMQGQLLDNEVLAQIAEKHNKSVAQVILRWDLQNEVVTIPKSIKEHRIIENADIFDFELSQEDMDKIDALNKDERVGPNPDELLF, encoded by the coding sequence GTGCCAACAAGTTTAAAAGATACTGTAAAACTACATAACGGAGTTGAAATGCCTTGGTTCGGTCTTGGTGTTTTTAAAGTAGAAAACGGAAGTGAAGCGACTGAATCTGTGAAAGCTGCCATTAAAAACGGCTATCGCAGCATTGATACAGCAGCAATCTACAAAAATGAAGAAGGCGTTGGCATCGGGATTAAAGAATCCGGTGTGGCAAGAGAAGAGCTCTTCATTACCTCCAAAGTATGGAATGAAGATCAAGGCTACGAAACAACCCTTGCTGCCTTTGAAAAAAGCTTGGAAAGACTTCAGCTTGATTACTTAGATTTATATTTGATCCACTGGCCTGGCAAGGATAAATATAAAGATACATGGCGCGCGCTTGAAAAGCTGTACAAAGACGGCAAAATCCGCGCAATCGGCGTCAGCAACTTCCAAGTTCATCATTTAGAAGAGCTGTTGAAAGATGCTGAAATCAAACCGATGATCAACCAAGTGGAATATCACCCTCGTTTGACGCAAAAAGAATTAAGAGACTATTGTAAAAAACAAGGCATCCAGCTGGAAGCATGGTCTCCCCTCATGCAGGGACAGCTGCTGGATAACGAAGTGCTCGCACAGATTGCTGAAAAACACAATAAATCTGTGGCTCAAGTGATTTTGCGCTGGGATCTGCAGAATGAGGTTGTCACGATTCCAAAATCCATTAAAGAACACCGTATCATCGAAAACGCTGATATTTTTGATTTCGAATTGTCTCAAGAAGACATGGACAAAATTGACGCGTTAAACAAAGATGAGCGCGTCGGTCCAAATCCTGATGAGCTTCTGTTTTAA